The window TTTGACCTCTTCTGCGCTGACCCCGTCGAGGATGGTCGCGTTCGTCAGGTAATTCATCACTGTCTCGATCTCGTCGTTGTAGGCGCTTCGGAGCAGCTCTATCACCTGTTCGTTTGTCATACGCTGTCGCTACTCAATGCAGAATCTTATAGATATGGGGTCCGTGGCCCATCTAAGTCGAGTGTTGATCTGCGGGTGAGCCAATCGTCTTTGAGAAGTGGAAAATCACAGTAATTCGAGCAGCGAGTAGAATTCACTCACAGTGGTCCGTGATCAGTGAGACTCGTCAGGGACCGTTGGCTTCGGTGACCGCCTCGTCTGGGATTCGACCGTGCTTGCCATCAGTCCGGGTGTGACGGGCGCACGCCGGCTTTAAATAGTCGAAACGGGACAGGATACACCATTCACTCCTTGTGCGCTTCTCGTTCGAGTTCGGCCAGCGTTTTCATCCCGCGTTCCCGTGCGGCACGTATCTGCTCTCGGCGGCGGCGACGCACCTTGGCCATCTCGCGGGGTTCTCGTGGTAGTACGTCAGCGCGCGATACACGTCCGCGATGTCGAGGTCATAGCGGTCGGCGACGGTCTTCGCCGACAGGTCGCCCTTCTCGACCCAGCCTGCGACCTGTCGGACGCTGATGCGACGGCCCTCGATGCGCGGTTCGCCGCCCATCACGTCCTCGCCTTTCACGATGCGGGCGGTCTGCTGTGCCATCCCGTCGGTCGTTACGGTCCCGCCGGGATTAAAAACTTCGCGCGGGGAAAGGATCGTCCGAATCGACCGGGGAACTCGACAGCGGGAGGTTCGAGTTCCGGTCCCTCGAATCAGGGAAGCTTCGCTTCCAGAACCTCGACTTCCTCTATCTGGGGCGGTTCCGCGAGGAGTTCGTCCGCGTTTTCCTCCAGCGCACCGGCGATCTCGCCCGAGAGGTGGGCTTCCCGGCCGGATTCGTCCGGGAACGTATCGAAGATGCCGAACGTCGATTCGCCCATCCGGAGCGCGAACCACGTGGTGGTGTCGGGTTCGTCCTCGGCCAGCGGGAGCGCCGAGCGAAGGAACTCCTCGACATCCGACTCTTTTCCGGACTGTGCCTCCATTCGAATGAGCAGCGCCACGTTCGCATCGGTCATGGTGTCGATTTACCTGTGGCGTTCTGAGTTGATAAAGCCACGGGGAGCGAGACCTCTGTGAGGGGTACTGAACCGAGGTGTGTAGACGGCGCAAGCTCAGCCTGCTGTGAGCAAATGGAAGCAGAATGGAGAGATACGTCGTTTCAGGTCCAACAAGCGAAGAAAACCACGGTTTTGGCGACAGCCGTCGCTAGCTGCCGACGGCTGTCGCTGGTGTCATCCAGAGGATATAGTCGAGATAATGATATTTCAGAGGAATTAGTCACCACTCAGTTAGCCCTAACCCGCATGCACGTGATAACGGAACGCTATACGTCCGAGCGCCGGAAGCCGTCCCCCGCCCGCCGCACATAAACTTCATACTGCCACGTATTGTCACCCATATTCGGGGAGAGACATTATGGTACCACCATTTCATCTCGGTCCGGAATCCCGGACTATTCACGTCCGACGAGCGGACCCGACTCCGAATACAGTCGAACCGCGGCAGTTGCTGTCTGGAGTGCGTTCATGAGCGACGAACCCGAGGACTCGCCACCAGTCGTCCGGGACCGGGCTGCGTCCGGCGTCCCGGCAGCGGGCTGGGCACTCGGTGATCGCTTCTCGTGGGACGAAATCCATCAACGGATGCTCGCGTCCGCCGACGAGGAGATCGACAACACGCTCTCGGAACTGTTATTCAGCGGCTTCACAGCCGGCTTCGCGATCGTCTTGACGTTCATCGGCTACACGGTCGGGACCGCGACGTTCCCGAACAATAGATTCCTCGCCGCGGTGCTGTATCCGATCGGGTTCATGTATATTATTCTCGGACGGTACGAACTGTACACCGAGACCACTCTCCCACCGGTCAAGCTAGTGCTAACCCGGTTGGCCAGTCTCCCCTTGCTGTTACGCATGTGGAGCGTCGTCCTGCTGGCGAATGTCATCGGTGCCGCGTTCGGCGCGTTCATCCTCGCAAACACGCACGTACTTACGCCGGCAGAGATGGAGGTCGGAGCCGAATTCCTCCAGCACGGCCTCGAACTGGGCTGGTGGGACCTGTTCTTCAAGGCCCTGTTCGCGGGGTGGCTTGTTGCTGGCGTGGTGTGGCTCCATACGGCTACGCGAGACACAATCTCGCGTGTCGTAATCACTTATCTCGTCTTCTTCACGATTCCCGTTCTTAACCTGTACCACGTCGTGAGTTCGGGCGCTGAAGCACTCTTCGTCGTGTTCCTCAAGACGCCGAGTCCGGGGGTACTCACCCTGATTTATGAGTTCTGGCTTCCGATCTTGCTTGGCAACACGACTGGTGGCGTCGTATTGGTCGCGCTCGCGAGCTACGCGCAAGCCGAGAAACGCCGGTATCCGGAGATTCGGGTTCTGTCGACCCGGGAGATGCTATTTAGTTTGAAAGGCGGTCGCCCGTTCGAAACGCCGAGGCCGGGCATCCAGTTACCGGAAAACGGTGGTGGACCCGAGGAGGAATCCGACACAACTAGGTGACCGTTGTAGTGTGAACAACCTGCAAATCCCCATTAAGTGGGGTGGCGCTGAATATGCGCGCTGTATTCACCTATGGAAACGCTGCTGGCTGACCAATCCACCGCTGACGACAAAATAATTACGCCCCCGGTGCAGTCCCGCGGTCCCGGCCGACCGGCGGGGCGGCACGACTCTGTGGGGCGATCGCTGTCGGGCGATAGCAGTCGCTTCACGACGGCCTC is drawn from Halococcus salifodinae DSM 8989 and contains these coding sequences:
- a CDS encoding DUF433 domain-containing protein produces the protein MAQQTARIVKGEDVMGGEPRIEGRRISVRQVAGWVEKGDLSAKTVADRYDLDIADVYRALTYYHENPARWPRCVAAAESRYVPHGNAG
- a CDS encoding putative quinol monooxygenase — translated: MTDANVALLIRMEAQSGKESDVEEFLRSALPLAEDEPDTTTWFALRMGESTFGIFDTFPDESGREAHLSGEIAGALEENADELLAEPPQIEEVEVLEAKLP
- a CDS encoding formate/nitrite transporter family protein, whose product is MSDEPEDSPPVVRDRAASGVPAAGWALGDRFSWDEIHQRMLASADEEIDNTLSELLFSGFTAGFAIVLTFIGYTVGTATFPNNRFLAAVLYPIGFMYIILGRYELYTETTLPPVKLVLTRLASLPLLLRMWSVVLLANVIGAAFGAFILANTHVLTPAEMEVGAEFLQHGLELGWWDLFFKALFAGWLVAGVVWLHTATRDTISRVVITYLVFFTIPVLNLYHVVSSGAEALFVVFLKTPSPGVLTLIYEFWLPILLGNTTGGVVLVALASYAQAEKRRYPEIRVLSTREMLFSLKGGRPFETPRPGIQLPENGGGPEEESDTTR